Proteins from one Flavobacterium sp. N2038 genomic window:
- a CDS encoding isoprenyl transferase has protein sequence MNLIDSIDHTNLPKHLAIIMDGNGRWAKQQGFLRAFGHENGTKSVKKTITTCAKLGIEYLTLYAFSTENWNRPKLEVEALMKILINSLKKELTTLQENNIRLNAIGNLDKLPKSAQKELLDVIEKTKNNTRLTLTLALSYGSREELVNAVRIISDKVKNNIISIDTIDDLIINEHLYTQNLPDVDLLIRTSGEHRISNFLLWQIAYAELYFTNVLWPDFKDQDLYEAIISYQKRERRFGKTSEQIK, from the coding sequence ATGAATTTAATAGACTCTATAGACCATACAAATTTACCTAAACATCTGGCCATTATTATGGACGGAAATGGACGTTGGGCAAAACAACAGGGTTTTTTACGTGCTTTTGGCCATGAAAACGGAACAAAATCGGTAAAAAAAACAATTACAACTTGTGCCAAACTTGGTATTGAGTACTTAACATTATATGCATTTTCAACAGAAAACTGGAATCGTCCAAAACTGGAAGTTGAAGCCTTAATGAAAATATTAATCAATTCATTAAAAAAAGAGCTTACTACACTTCAGGAAAACAACATCCGTCTTAATGCTATTGGCAATCTTGATAAATTGCCAAAATCAGCCCAAAAAGAGCTTTTGGATGTAATTGAAAAAACAAAAAATAACACACGTCTTACGCTAACACTAGCATTAAGTTACGGATCACGAGAAGAATTGGTAAATGCCGTCAGAATCATCAGTGATAAAGTTAAAAATAATATAATTTCAATAGACACTATTGACGATTTAATTATAAATGAGCATCTTTACACGCAAAATTTACCTGACGTAGATTTATTAATAAGAACAAGTGGAGAACATAGAATAAGTAATTTTTTGCTATGGCAGATCGCCTATGCCGAATTGTATTTTACTAATGTCTTATGGCCAGACTTTAAAGACCAAGATTTATATGAGGCTATTATTAGTTATCAAAAAAGAGAACGTAGATTTGGAAAAACCAGTGAACAAATTAAATAA
- a CDS encoding OmpH family outer membrane protein — translation MRKQYLFIFLALIVANTSQAQTRTTRIGYIDMEYILENVSDYKEATAQLELKAQKWKQEVETKKLEINKLKESLKTEKALLTKELIEERETEIKFLETEMLDYQQKQFGSDGNLMHQKAALAKPIQDQVFTAVQDIAEAKNYDFVFDRSSDLTMLFSNKKFDISDQVIRILNRTDKREQLTKKQLKDQEVKESKENAIDENPALADRQKALDEKKAAREKLIEDRRLEQEAKKKEYDDRRKAIQAEREAKKNGTVSETAKTTEPAKTDGTTAKPATATATGTAPATTEPAVDKAAERQRLYEERKKELEERRKKILEEREAAKKAKEAETQKTNTTNN, via the coding sequence ATGAGAAAACAATATTTATTTATATTTTTAGCCTTGATTGTAGCAAATACAAGTCAAGCGCAGACAAGGACGACGAGAATTGGCTACATTGACATGGAATACATATTAGAAAATGTTTCCGATTATAAAGAAGCTACAGCTCAATTAGAGTTAAAAGCCCAAAAATGGAAACAAGAAGTTGAAACCAAAAAGCTAGAAATAAATAAATTAAAAGAAAGTCTAAAAACTGAAAAAGCTTTACTTACTAAAGAGCTAATAGAAGAAAGAGAAACTGAAATTAAGTTTCTGGAAACTGAAATGCTCGATTACCAGCAAAAACAATTTGGTTCAGATGGAAATTTAATGCACCAAAAAGCTGCTTTAGCAAAACCGATTCAAGATCAGGTTTTCACGGCGGTTCAGGATATTGCCGAAGCTAAAAATTACGATTTTGTTTTTGACAGATCATCTGATTTAACAATGCTTTTTAGTAATAAAAAATTTGATATAAGCGATCAGGTTATCCGTATTTTAAACAGAACTGACAAACGAGAACAATTGACTAAAAAACAATTGAAAGATCAGGAAGTTAAAGAAAGTAAAGAAAATGCAATTGATGAAAACCCTGCATTAGCAGATCGTCAAAAAGCTTTGGATGAAAAGAAAGCCGCCAGAGAAAAACTTATAGAAGACAGAAGATTAGAGCAGGAAGCTAAGAAAAAAGAATACGACGACAGAAGAAAAGCTATCCAGGCCGAAAGAGAAGCGAAAAAAAATGGCACGGTTTCTGAAACTGCTAAAACAACCGAACCAGCAAAAACTGACGGTACAACAGCAAAACCAGCTACAGCCACAGCTACCGGAACTGCACCAGCAACCACTGAACCTGCCGTAGACAAAGCTGCAGAAAGACAGAGATTGTATGAAGAGCGTAAAAAAGAATTAGAAGAAAGAAGAAAGAAAATACTAGAAGAACGGGAAGCGGCCAAAAAAGCAAAAGAGGCCGAAACACAAAAAACAAATACGACCAATAATTAA
- a CDS encoding pyridoxine 5'-phosphate synthase: MTKLSVNINKIATLRNARGGNVPDLVKVAVDIQRFGGQGITIHPRPDERHIRYQDARDLKSIITTEYNIEGNPQHNFIDLVLECKPDQVTLVPDAIGAITSSAGWDTINNQAYLTEVIQEFQRNGIRTSIFVDPVLEMIEGAKKTGTDRIELYTEAFAHQYGLGNERGIDPYVKAAELANELGLGINAGHDLSLENIQFFKQNIPGLLEVSIGHALIAEALYLGLDNVVNMYLNKLK, translated from the coding sequence ATGACAAAGTTAAGTGTAAATATCAATAAAATTGCAACGCTTCGAAATGCTCGAGGTGGAAATGTACCTGATTTAGTGAAAGTAGCTGTAGATATTCAGCGTTTTGGCGGACAGGGAATCACGATTCATCCTCGCCCGGACGAACGCCATATACGCTATCAGGATGCGCGGGATTTAAAATCAATTATTACTACAGAATATAATATTGAAGGAAATCCGCAGCATAATTTTATTGATTTAGTTTTAGAATGCAAGCCAGATCAGGTAACATTGGTTCCTGATGCTATTGGCGCTATTACTTCTTCTGCAGGTTGGGATACGATAAATAATCAGGCGTATTTAACAGAGGTTATTCAGGAGTTTCAAAGAAATGGAATCAGAACATCGATTTTTGTTGATCCGGTTTTAGAAATGATAGAAGGAGCTAAAAAAACAGGAACAGACAGAATTGAATTGTATACTGAGGCTTTTGCACATCAATATGGTTTAGGAAACGAAAGAGGAATTGATCCTTATGTAAAAGCAGCAGAGCTGGCAAATGAATTAGGTTTAGGTATTAATGCCGGACATGATTTAAGTCTGGAGAATATTCAGTTCTTTAAACAAAACATTCCTGGTTTATTAGAAGTTTCAATTGGTCATGCCCTAATTGCCGAGGCACTTTATCTTGGTCTGGATAATGTGGTTAATATGTATTTAAATAAATTAAAGTAA
- the bamA gene encoding outer membrane protein assembly factor BamA produces MRLLLVIKKENVDLEKPVNKLNNFLVLQKRVQIVLTLLLLGSFSQIKAQDRVPFDQGKKYILAKVSVVGKISFNEQTVVTFSGLQKGQEITVPGEEISGAIKKLGKLGLFDEIAFYINKVENDSIYLDLNIVELPKLNEVKIVGVKKSKVEGLIKDNNLTKNKIVNENLITTTKNYIENKYKKEGYYNTKVTITNTPDTLAGNQVNMLVRIDKGDKVKISSIDFSGNKQLTDTQLRAAMKDTKQKNVLRVLKASKFIPEKYKTDLEKVISTYKEKGYRDARIIYDSVTYNKEKNMLAIKINLEEGNKYYFGNIKFLGNTVYSDQQLNRYLGIKKGETYNGVLLEKRIADKSKPDAEDITNLYQNNGYLFSNINAVEVKTANDTIDFEIRVTEGPIAYFNKIYVTGNDKTNDHVIYRELRTKPGNKYSKEELVRTIREIGQLGFFDPESIKPEFRNVDAGAGTVDIEYQLVEKGSSQVELQGGYGGGGFIGTLGLSFNNFSARKLFDKEAYKPLPMGDGQKIALRLQGSTYFQTYSLSFSEPWFGGKKPVQFSSSISYSKQFLNNYITRDVDKSKSFNIFTVQVGLAKRLTVPDDYFVLSQSVSYQHYDLNNYNTGLFTFGNGASRNLAYTIGLSRSNKGVNPIFPTYGSEFSVSAKVTPPYSLFNGIDYATLGDKEEYKMKATADATTGDANGQMIKKGDYLDTSGNKVSTYQEAAADPAKVDQQKYNWLEYYKIKFKADWYTKVYGKLVLRTLTEFGFLGAYDQARGVVPFERFYLGGDGMAQYSMDGRETIGLRGYPNNSLTPVNSKGEQIGATIYNKFSMELRYPITLKSSASIYALTFLEAGSSYPTFKDYNPFDLSRSAGVGLRVFMPAFGLLGIDFGYGFDALPGSVTNKANGWETHFIIGQQF; encoded by the coding sequence ATGAGGCTATTATTAGTTATCAAAAAAGAGAACGTAGATTTGGAAAAACCAGTGAACAAATTAAATAATTTTTTAGTGTTACAAAAAAGAGTACAAATAGTCCTTACCCTACTACTTTTGGGTAGTTTTTCACAAATAAAAGCACAAGATCGAGTTCCTTTTGATCAGGGAAAAAAATATATTCTTGCTAAAGTTTCTGTCGTTGGTAAAATAAGCTTCAATGAACAAACCGTCGTTACATTTTCCGGCCTTCAAAAAGGACAGGAAATAACGGTTCCTGGTGAAGAAATTAGTGGCGCTATTAAAAAATTAGGTAAACTAGGTTTATTTGATGAAATTGCTTTTTACATTAATAAAGTAGAAAATGACAGCATCTACCTGGACTTAAACATAGTCGAACTTCCAAAATTAAACGAAGTTAAAATCGTTGGTGTTAAGAAAAGTAAGGTTGAAGGTCTTATTAAGGATAATAATTTGACAAAAAACAAAATTGTCAATGAAAACTTAATCACGACTACTAAAAATTACATCGAAAATAAATATAAAAAAGAAGGATACTATAACACAAAAGTTACTATCACAAATACACCTGACACCTTAGCCGGAAATCAAGTAAATATGCTTGTTCGGATTGACAAAGGCGATAAGGTAAAAATTAGCAGTATTGATTTCAGCGGCAACAAACAACTTACTGATACCCAGCTAAGAGCTGCAATGAAAGACACTAAGCAGAAAAATGTACTTCGTGTACTAAAAGCTTCTAAATTTATTCCTGAAAAATACAAAACCGACTTAGAAAAGGTTATATCAACGTATAAAGAAAAAGGATACCGTGATGCTCGTATTATTTATGACTCTGTTACTTATAACAAAGAGAAAAATATGCTTGCAATTAAAATTAATCTGGAAGAAGGAAATAAATACTACTTCGGAAATATTAAATTCTTAGGAAACACCGTATATTCAGATCAGCAATTAAACCGTTATTTAGGTATAAAAAAGGGCGAAACATACAATGGTGTTTTACTTGAAAAAAGAATTGCAGATAAATCAAAACCAGATGCTGAGGATATTACCAACTTATACCAAAACAACGGTTACCTATTCTCTAACATCAATGCTGTAGAGGTAAAAACAGCAAATGATACTATTGATTTTGAAATTAGAGTAACAGAAGGTCCTATTGCATACTTCAATAAAATTTATGTTACAGGAAACGACAAAACAAATGACCACGTTATTTACCGTGAGTTAAGAACTAAACCAGGAAACAAATACAGTAAAGAAGAATTAGTAAGAACAATTCGTGAAATTGGTCAATTAGGTTTCTTTGATCCGGAATCTATCAAACCAGAATTTAGAAATGTTGATGCCGGTGCCGGAACTGTAGACATCGAATACCAACTTGTTGAAAAAGGATCTAGCCAGGTCGAACTTCAGGGAGGTTACGGTGGTGGAGGTTTCATCGGGACCTTAGGACTTTCATTTAACAACTTCTCGGCAAGAAAACTATTTGACAAAGAAGCTTACAAGCCTCTTCCTATGGGAGATGGTCAAAAAATAGCACTTCGTTTACAAGGAAGTACATATTTCCAGACTTATAGTTTATCATTCTCTGAACCATGGTTTGGAGGAAAAAAACCTGTACAATTTAGCTCATCTATCTCTTATAGTAAACAATTCTTAAACAATTATATTACAAGAGATGTAGACAAAAGCAAAAGTTTTAATATTTTTACAGTACAAGTTGGTTTAGCAAAAAGGTTAACAGTACCGGATGATTACTTTGTATTATCACAATCGGTAAGTTACCAACATTATGATCTGAATAATTACAACACTGGTTTGTTTACTTTTGGTAACGGAGCTTCAAGAAACTTAGCTTACACAATTGGACTATCCAGAAGTAATAAAGGGGTTAACCCAATATTCCCAACATACGGTTCGGAGTTTAGTGTTTCTGCAAAAGTAACACCTCCTTACTCATTGTTTAACGGAATTGATTATGCTACTCTTGGTGATAAAGAAGAGTACAAAATGAAGGCTACTGCTGATGCTACAACGGGAGATGCAAATGGGCAAATGATCAAAAAAGGAGATTATCTTGATACAAGTGGTAACAAAGTAAGTACTTATCAGGAAGCTGCTGCAGATCCTGCAAAAGTTGATCAACAAAAATACAATTGGTTAGAATATTATAAAATTAAATTTAAAGCAGACTGGTACACGAAAGTTTATGGTAAATTAGTTTTAAGAACATTAACTGAATTTGGTTTCTTAGGAGCTTACGATCAGGCAAGAGGTGTAGTACCATTTGAGCGTTTTTATTTAGGAGGAGACGGAATGGCACAATACTCAATGGATGGTAGAGAGACTATTGGTTTAAGAGGTTATCCTAATAACTCATTAACTCCTGTAAACTCTAAAGGCGAACAAATTGGAGCAACTATCTATAATAAATTCTCGATGGAATTAAGATATCCAATTACCTTAAAATCATCTGCATCTATCTATGCTTTAACGTTCTTAGAGGCTGGTTCATCTTATCCGACTTTCAAAGATTACAACCCGTTTGATTTGAGCCGTTCTGCTGGTGTTGGTTTACGTGTATTTATGCCTGCATTTGGATTGTTAGGAATTGATTTTGGATATGGTTTTGATGCATTACCAGGATCTGTTACTAATAAAGCAAATGGTTGGGAAACGCATTTCATTATTGGACAACAATTTTAG
- a CDS encoding DUF6089 family protein, translated as MKKIFNLLLCFFPFITLQAQINEIGVFLGGSNFVGDVGSTTYIAPEKLAFGVLYKWNKSPRHSYRFSYTQSTVIGNDKKSDETGRSNRGYRFENNVKEFSAGLEFNFFDFNLHDYHPKITPYVYSGLSFFLYDGLYRYNTNPNNIYSVNSNSFAIPMTLGIKSNVTPHFILAAEVGARYTFTDNIDGSNPNTSNANILKFGNLNNNDWYVFSGITLTYTFGQKPCYCAE; from the coding sequence ATGAAGAAAATTTTTAATTTATTGTTATGTTTTTTCCCCTTTATTACACTACAGGCTCAAATCAATGAGATTGGTGTTTTTCTAGGCGGAAGCAACTTTGTAGGTGATGTAGGAAGTACTACTTATATCGCTCCCGAAAAACTAGCTTTTGGTGTTCTGTACAAGTGGAACAAAAGTCCCCGACATTCGTATCGTTTTTCTTATACACAATCAACTGTGATAGGAAATGACAAAAAATCAGATGAAACAGGAAGAAGTAACAGAGGTTACAGATTTGAAAATAATGTAAAAGAATTTTCTGCTGGCCTGGAATTTAATTTTTTCGATTTCAATCTTCATGATTATCATCCAAAAATTACACCTTACGTATATTCGGGTTTAAGCTTTTTTCTCTACGATGGCTTATATCGCTATAACACCAACCCAAATAATATATATAGCGTGAATTCAAATTCATTTGCAATTCCAATGACACTAGGTATAAAATCGAATGTAACACCACATTTTATTTTAGCAGCAGAAGTTGGTGCACGTTATACTTTTACAGATAATATTGATGGCAGTAATCCGAATACCAGCAATGCTAATATTTTAAAATTCGGAAATTTAAATAATAATGACTGGTATGTGTTTTCTGGTATTACTTTAACGTATACCTTTGGACAAAAACCTTGCTATTGCGCAGAATAA
- a CDS encoding OmpH family outer membrane protein, with product MMKQIKTLLIAAILILGASNTMNAQAKVAHVDVSEIMSKMPAMLDAQNQLQKLSGTYDAEYKKMVDEYQTKIKKYEAEAATVTEAINGERSKEVQDMQKRIVDYRDNAQKELQQKESDIVKPLMEKVRASIQKIGKAKGFQYVLDGSSLLLADGPNITADVKKDLGF from the coding sequence ATGATGAAACAAATCAAAACTTTACTAATTGCTGCGATACTAATTTTAGGAGCAAGTAACACAATGAATGCACAGGCGAAGGTTGCCCATGTTGATGTTAGCGAGATTATGTCGAAAATGCCTGCTATGCTAGATGCTCAAAATCAACTACAAAAATTAAGTGGTACATATGATGCTGAATACAAAAAAATGGTTGATGAATATCAAACAAAAATCAAAAAGTATGAAGCTGAAGCTGCAACAGTAACTGAAGCTATAAACGGTGAGCGTTCTAAAGAAGTTCAGGATATGCAAAAGAGAATTGTTGACTACAGAGACAATGCTCAAAAAGAATTACAACAAAAAGAAAGTGATATCGTAAAACCATTAATGGAAAAAGTAAGAGCTTCTATCCAAAAAATTGGAAAAGCTAAAGGTTTCCAATATGTATTAGATGGTTCTTCTCTTCTTTTAGCTGATGGTCCAAACATTACTGCTGATGTGAAAAAAGATTTAGGATTCTAA
- a CDS encoding aromatic hydrocarbon degradation protein — MKKKIIYLSYFVLLSMTSFSQSISSSPYSLYGVGSLYDSDFGILPSIGSSGLALPSDTFINNLNPASLGYMPLNHFMFDIGGKAIASTYQSASRTENRNNFQFSHLAFAFPVTKNSGFSVALRPYSSATFKISNLKLPITNSQDFYYLTAVGSGGLNNFDFSYGYRFGKKFSAGVSASVLFGNTTDERSYLIVNSVTAISKKTNYNGLRATLGAQYKIDSTFTIASTFKLPAQIKASKVQTVQMVTDEVVTTVESDVASNVDDYYLPSEIGVGISKRFKNNLNITFDYEKSLWSNTNQSELYGDFVNQDRFALGFTYKPRKNIRKYWDRVQYAMGANFDNGYLEIDGKRINNAAISIGLNLPIENTFSSLNISYSYGQKGRISDNLIKENYHKLSLNLSLDGIWFVKRKIE; from the coding sequence ATGAAAAAGAAAATAATTTATTTAAGTTACTTCGTTTTATTGTCAATGACTTCATTTTCTCAAAGTATTTCAAGTTCGCCATATTCTCTTTATGGGGTAGGGAGTTTATATGATTCAGATTTTGGAATTCTTCCTTCAATTGGGTCATCAGGTTTGGCTTTGCCGTCAGATACATTTATAAATAATCTAAATCCGGCTTCGCTGGGTTATATGCCTTTAAATCATTTTATGTTTGACATAGGAGGGAAGGCAATTGCGTCGACTTATCAAAGTGCTTCAAGAACAGAGAATCGAAATAATTTTCAGTTTTCGCATCTTGCTTTTGCTTTTCCGGTGACTAAGAATTCGGGATTTAGTGTAGCATTAAGACCCTATTCGAGTGCTACTTTTAAAATATCGAATTTAAAATTACCCATTACAAACAGCCAGGACTTTTATTATTTAACAGCTGTGGGTTCCGGCGGATTAAACAATTTTGATTTTTCGTATGGATATCGATTTGGAAAGAAATTTTCAGCCGGAGTATCAGCTTCTGTATTATTTGGAAACACAACCGATGAACGAAGTTATCTGATTGTTAATTCGGTTACAGCAATTAGCAAAAAAACAAATTACAATGGTCTGCGTGCAACATTAGGGGCACAGTATAAAATAGATTCAACTTTTACAATTGCATCAACGTTTAAGTTACCGGCTCAGATTAAAGCGTCAAAAGTACAGACTGTTCAGATGGTTACAGATGAGGTAGTAACAACTGTTGAGTCTGATGTTGCTTCAAACGTAGATGATTATTATTTGCCTTCAGAGATAGGCGTTGGAATCAGCAAACGTTTTAAGAACAATTTAAATATAACATTTGATTACGAAAAGAGTTTATGGAGTAATACCAATCAATCTGAGTTATACGGTGATTTTGTAAATCAGGACAGATTTGCTTTGGGGTTTACCTATAAACCTAGAAAAAATATTCGCAAGTATTGGGATAGAGTGCAATACGCGATGGGCGCAAATTTTGATAATGGTTATCTGGAAATTGACGGAAAAAGAATTAATAATGCTGCAATCTCAATTGGACTTAATTTACCGATAGAGAATACTTTTTCGAGTTTAAACATTTCTTATTCGTATGGACAAAAAGGAAGAATCTCAGATAATTTAATTAAAGAAAATTATCATAAGTTGTCTCTTAATTTGTCTTTAGACGGAATTTGGTTTGTGAAACGAAAGATTGAATAA
- a CDS encoding CBS domain-containing protein, with amino-acid sequence MTEITNYITNDFRAIDSQETIASVQDFFAEVDFSHFPVLENGIFIGSIASDDVETFDTDKKAIDYKYTLERFFARKEMIWLDVLEVFAKNHTNTVPILDENNTYVGYYEMEDIMRFFQETPFLKEQGGIIIVQKGLLDYSMAQVTQIIESNNGKILGCFISEADLENVQITIKVSTGPMNEIIQTFRRYNYEIISEHQEDSYINSLKERSDYLDKYLNI; translated from the coding sequence ATGACAGAAATTACAAACTATATCACCAATGATTTCAGAGCAATTGATAGTCAGGAAACGATAGCATCGGTTCAGGACTTTTTTGCCGAAGTTGATTTTTCGCATTTTCCGGTTTTGGAAAACGGAATCTTCATTGGAAGTATCGCTTCTGATGACGTTGAAACTTTTGATACTGATAAAAAAGCAATTGACTACAAATATACACTAGAACGTTTCTTTGCAAGAAAAGAAATGATCTGGCTGGATGTTCTGGAGGTTTTTGCTAAAAATCACACTAATACTGTTCCCATTCTTGATGAAAATAATACCTATGTAGGTTATTATGAAATGGAAGACATTATGAGATTTTTTCAGGAAACTCCATTTTTAAAAGAACAAGGAGGAATTATCATTGTTCAAAAAGGGCTTTTAGACTATTCTATGGCTCAGGTAACTCAAATTATAGAAAGCAACAATGGTAAAATCCTGGGCTGTTTTATATCCGAGGCCGATTTGGAAAATGTTCAGATCACGATAAAAGTCAGCACAGGACCAATGAATGAAATTATCCAGACTTTTAGACGCTACAATTATGAAATTATTTCTGAACATCAGGAAGACTCTTATATCAATAGTTTAAAAGAGCGTTCTGATTATTTAGACAAATATCTCAACATATAA
- a CDS encoding NAD kinase, giving the protein MKIAIYGQYYQNSTEPIIKDIFSFLTSNHVEIVIEENFLQMLYEKQLVKKDYKTFTSSTILDSSFEMLISIGGDGTMLRSAAFVRNSGVPLLGINAGRLGFLAKVQKENIDSLLQYVIDQNYTTSERTLLGLTSEPNNDAFKELNFAMNEVTVSRKDTTSMITVETYLNNEYLNSYWADGLIISTPTGSTGYSLSCGGPLLTPDVKSLVITPIAPHNLTTRPLVIPDDTEITLRVSGREDQYLVSLDSRISSVKNESILKIKKTDYKIKMVEIPGETFLKTLRNKLLWGEDKRN; this is encoded by the coding sequence ATGAAAATAGCCATTTACGGACAATATTATCAAAACAGTACTGAACCTATTATAAAAGACATTTTCTCTTTTCTTACTTCTAATCATGTTGAAATAGTTATTGAAGAGAACTTTCTTCAAATGCTTTATGAAAAACAACTTGTAAAAAAAGATTACAAAACCTTTACTTCCAGCACGATATTAGACAGTAGTTTTGAAATGTTAATTAGTATTGGTGGAGATGGAACCATGCTCCGATCAGCTGCTTTTGTTCGTAATTCCGGCGTTCCTCTTTTGGGCATAAATGCAGGACGATTAGGTTTTTTAGCCAAAGTTCAAAAAGAAAACATTGATAGTTTGTTACAATATGTAATCGATCAAAACTATACCACGTCTGAACGCACTTTACTTGGATTAACTTCCGAACCCAATAATGACGCTTTCAAGGAACTGAATTTTGCAATGAATGAAGTAACTGTCAGCAGAAAAGATACCACTTCGATGATTACGGTTGAAACATATCTTAACAATGAATATTTAAATTCTTATTGGGCAGACGGACTAATCATTTCGACACCTACAGGATCAACAGGGTATTCTTTAAGCTGTGGTGGCCCATTATTAACACCCGATGTAAAAAGCCTGGTAATCACCCCTATTGCACCACATAATTTAACCACAAGACCATTGGTTATTCCGGATGATACCGAAATCACATTACGTGTCTCAGGTAGAGAAGATCAATATTTAGTTTCATTAGACTCCAGAATTTCATCAGTAAAAAACGAATCTATTTTAAAGATAAAAAAAACAGATTACAAAATAAAAATGGTTGAGATTCCGGGCGAAACTTTCCTTAAAACTTTAAGGAACAAATTACTATGGGGTGAAGACAAAAGAAATTAA
- the murI gene encoding glutamate racemase — protein MTNNNPIGVFDSGIGGTSIWSAIHDLLPNEKTIYLADSKNAPYGQKTKEEIVALSKKNVDLLLEMNCKLIVVACNTATTNAIRELRADYNIPFVGIEPAIKPAATNSKTQVIGILATKGTLNSELFNKTAEMFQNTTIIEQVGHGLVQLIEDGNLNSPEMTQLLESYLQPMIDANIDYLVLGCSHYPYLIPQIKKILPDHIQIIDSGEAVARQTQNLLREKVGFSDAQKSAPEFYVNSNPAVLNSILENKYPVIRRDF, from the coding sequence ATGACAAACAATAATCCTATCGGCGTTTTTGACTCTGGAATTGGTGGAACCTCAATTTGGAGCGCAATTCATGATTTACTTCCAAACGAAAAAACTATTTATTTAGCAGACAGCAAAAATGCGCCATATGGTCAAAAAACCAAAGAGGAAATTGTTGCGTTGAGTAAAAAAAATGTCGATTTATTACTTGAAATGAACTGTAAATTGATTGTTGTGGCTTGTAATACTGCAACAACAAATGCTATTCGTGAACTTCGTGCAGATTACAACATTCCTTTTGTTGGTATTGAGCCCGCAATAAAACCAGCAGCCACCAATTCAAAAACTCAAGTTATAGGTATTTTGGCTACCAAAGGAACTTTAAACAGCGAATTGTTTAATAAAACAGCCGAAATGTTTCAGAATACCACTATAATTGAACAAGTTGGCCATGGTCTGGTACAACTTATTGAAGATGGAAATCTGAACTCACCAGAGATGACTCAGTTACTAGAATCTTATTTACAACCCATGATTGATGCCAATATTGACTATCTTGTTTTAGGTTGCAGCCATTACCCATATCTGATTCCTCAGATAAAAAAAATACTGCCTGACCATATTCAAATTATAGATTCAGGAGAGGCAGTAGCACGCCAAACACAAAATCTTTTACGTGAAAAAGTTGGTTTTTCAGATGCCCAGAAAAGTGCACCTGAATTTTATGTCAATTCTAATCCTGCAGTTTTAAACTCAATATTAGAAAACAAATATCCTGTAATTCGAAGAGACTTCTAA